One genomic region from Candidatus Cloacimonadota bacterium encodes:
- a CDS encoding T9SS type A sorting domain-containing protein has protein sequence GSDDVTDTDTHFTTVDNGVNHAPIADPGGPYAATVGETITLDGSNSYDPDDGDFITAYSWDTNGDGVYGDADTETTDVVYDQEYSGLIGLRVWDNFDASSDSTAPIYVTLWTSNLDLEITENGVTTTTQGDNVTIEAQIYCYSENGSTADEFVVRFYEDDPSIFVNPIGEFTLGPMSNGDIETVSLDWTIPDLDIHSVYIRVDADEEIEEYDEENNEVILFFAPEVWPGDTDNNGVVDEYDIEPIGVYWRDQGNPRIATSFEWTGHAYPGGWDDQAAAYSDCNGDGSVNITDVLGLLVNWNETHTTAYALPPLVVDYNEYKDNYLMIYNSLGDSEIEIKIKNHIELLLDMPITEEKWKNHLFANYPNPFNPTTSISYSLAEEGDVHISIYNVKGQLIKELVNDHQDAGEHSVIWNGDDNYDKRVSSGIYFYKLQSAGKLIDTRKMVLLK, from the coding sequence GGAAGTGACGATGTAACAGATACGGACACACATTTCACAACTGTGGATAATGGTGTAAATCACGCCCCGATTGCAGATCCGGGAGGACCTTATGCAGCTACTGTTGGTGAAACAATAACTCTTGATGGATCAAACTCCTATGATCCTGATGATGGAGATTTTATTACTGCTTATTCCTGGGATACGAATGGCGACGGTGTTTACGGAGATGCAGATACGGAAACAACCGATGTTGTTTATGATCAGGAATATTCCGGACTTATCGGTTTAAGAGTTTGGGATAATTTTGATGCTTCATCAGATTCAACTGCACCGATTTATGTTACTCTCTGGACTTCCAATCTTGATCTTGAAATTACGGAGAATGGAGTTACAACCACAACTCAAGGTGATAATGTAACCATTGAAGCCCAGATTTATTGTTATTCTGAAAATGGCAGTACTGCTGATGAATTTGTAGTCAGGTTTTATGAAGATGATCCTTCGATATTTGTTAATCCGATAGGAGAATTTACTTTAGGACCAATGAGCAATGGAGATATTGAAACTGTTTCCCTTGATTGGACGATTCCTGATTTAGATATTCATTCAGTTTATATCAGAGTAGATGCTGATGAAGAGATAGAAGAATATGACGAGGAAAACAACGAAGTGATCCTTTTCTTTGCTCCGGAGGTCTGGCCTGGAGATACAGATAATAATGGTGTCGTTGATGAATATGACATTGAACCGATTGGAGTTTACTGGCGGGATCAAGGTAATCCCAGAATTGCTACTTCCTTTGAGTGGACAGGACATGCATATCCCGGAGGATGGGATGATCAAGCAGCTGCTTATTCAGATTGTAATGGAGACGGATCAGTTAATATTACCGATGTTCTGGGCTTGCTCGTGAATTGGAATGAAACTCATACAACAGCGTATGCTCTTCCACCACTGGTAGTTGATTACAATGAGTATAAAGATAATTATCTTATGATCTATAATTCACTTGGTGATAGTGAAATTGAAATTAAGATCAAAAATCATATTGAACTCTTACTGGATATGCCGATAACGGAAGAAAAATGGAAAAATCATTTATTTGCTAATTATCCAAATCCGTTTAATCCCACCACCAGTATTTCTTATTCATTAGCAGAAGAAGGAGATGTTCATATCTCGATCTACAATGTCAAAGGACAGTTGATCAAAGAGCTGGTAAATGATCATCAAGATGCAGGGGAACATTCCGTGATCTGGAATGGTGATGACAATTATGACAAACGAGTCAGCAGTGGAATTTATTTCTATAAATTGCAAAGTGCCGGCAAATTGATCGATACCAGAAAAATGGTTTTGTTGAAATAA